A portion of the Anoplopoma fimbria isolate UVic2021 breed Golden Eagle Sablefish chromosome 15, Afim_UVic_2022, whole genome shotgun sequence genome contains these proteins:
- the slc7a14a gene encoding probable cationic amino acid transporter has product MTSLAGKLDPRRVQWRSTWNTFTTRVLRTKPVESMLDSATSGTSSHGTRLARVLSTVDLVSLGVGSCVGTGMYVVSGLVAKEMAGPGVIVSFIIAAVASILSGVCYAEFGVRVPKTTGSAYTYSYVTVGECVAFFIGWNLILEYLIGTAAGASALSSMADSLANHSISNFMITHIGTLNGLGKGEQSYPDLLALLIALVVTVIVALGVKNSVGFNNVLNVINLIVWVFMMIAGLFFVNGENWDDGRFLPFGWSGVMQGAATCFYAFIGFDIIATTGEEAKSPNTSIPYAITASLITCLTAYVSVSVILTLMVPYNEIDADAPLMEMFAVHGCMFAKYIVAVGSIAGLTVSLLGSLFPMPRVIYAMAGDGLLFKFLANVSSYTETPAVACVVSGFLAALLSLLVSLRDLIEMMSIGTLLAYTLVSLCVLLLRYQPESDIHGFVNFLSEEQNNKRKEGVLAECEKDACSPTSEADEYGGPATNTCGAKNLPSLGDNEMLIGKPDKNTYTASHPNYGTVDMTSGIEAEESEGGLSRRLKKLIGPRYYTLRIRLGLPGKMDRPTPATGKTVTVCVLLLFISIFAFCSFIIFGASYIGEGRWWALLLLIFFIIFLALLVIIILQQPENPKRLPYMAPCVPFVPASAMLVNIYLMLKLSAITWIRFSIWCIVGVIIYFGYGMWNSALEIKARESEVHASTYQRYDQGVDEGFCGFDDDFYPPTTDPWGAAQGGSGLTPPPVVKPESDGSPSKGGGRTIANHGLAEEDPMDF; this is encoded by the exons ATGACCAGTCTAGCAGGGAAGCTGGACCCTCGGAGGGTCCAATGGCGCTCGACGTGGAACACCTTTACGACCCGTGTCCTGAGGACCAAACCTGTGGAGTCCATGTTGGATTCGGCCACGTCGGGGACCAGCTCACATGGCACCAGACTGGCGCGGGTCTTATCTACAGTGGATCTGGTGTCGCTGGGCGTGGGCAGCTGCGTCGGAACGGGGATGTATGTAGTCTCGGGGCTGGTTGCCAAGGAGATGGCTGGCCCGGGGGTCATCGTGTCCTTCATTATCGCCGCTGTGGCCTCCATACTGTCAG GCGTGTGTTATGCAGAGTTTGGCGTGCGGGTGCCTAAGACCACGGGTTCGGCCTACACGTACAGCTACGTGACCGTGGGCGAGTGCGTGGCGTTTTTCATCGGCTGGAACTTGATTCTGGAGTATCTGATTGGCACAGCGGCGGGGGCGTCGGCTCTCAGCAGCATGGCCGACtcactggccaatcacagcatCAGTAACTTTATGATTACACACATTGGGACGCTCAATGGCCTGG GTAAAGGGGAGCAGTCGTACCCGGACCTGCTGGCGCTGCTGATCGCACTGGTGGTGACGGTGATCGTTGCTTTGGGAGTGAAGAACTCTGTGGGCTTCAACAACGTGCTGAACGTCATCAACCTCATCGTGTGGGTCTTCATGATGATCGCCGGGCTGTTCTTCGTCAATGGGGAGAACTGGGACGATGGGAGATTCCTGCCCTTTGGCTGGTCGGGG GTGATGCAGGGTGCAGCCACCTGTTTCTATGCCTTCATTGGATTTGACATCATTGCTACGACAGGAGAGGAGGCCAAGAGTCCCAACACCTCCATCCCTTACGCCATCACTGCCTCACTCATCACCTGCCTCACTGCCTACGTCTCT GTTTCTGTGATCCTGACTCTGATGGTGCCGTACAATGAGATTGACGCAGACGCCCCGCTCATGGAGATGTTTGCCGTGCATGGCTGTATGTTCGCAAAGTATATTGTGGCGGTGGGCTCCATAGCCGGACTCACTGTATCCCTCCTGGGGTCCCTGTTCCCCATGCCCAGGGTCATCTACGCCATGGCGGGGGACGGCCTGCTATTTAA gttcCTGGCCAATGTGTCTTCCTACACAGAGACCCCTGCTGTTGCCTGTGTGGTGTCCGGCTTCCTGGCTGCCCTGCTTTCCCTCCTGGTTAGCCTCCGAGACCTCATTGAGATGATGTCCATAGGAACCCTGCTGGCCTACACTCTG GTAAGCCTGTGTGTTCTCCTGCTGCGTTACCAACCTGAGAGCGACATCCACGGCTTTGTGAACTTCCTCTCCGAGGAGCAGAACAACAAGAGAAAGGAGGGCGTTCTGGCTGAGTGCGAGAAAGACGCCTGTTCACCGACCAGCGAGGCGGATGAGTACGGAGGCCCGGCCACTAACACCTGTGGAGCCAAAAACCTGCCGTCACTGGGCGACAACGAGATGCTGATAGGCAAACCAGATAAAAACACCTACACTGCCAGCCACCCAAACTACGGCACAGTGGATATGACCTCCGGCATTGAAGCGGAGGAGTCAGAGGGCGGGTTGTCCCGGCGGTTGAAGAAGCTCATTGGACCACGCTACTACACCTTGAGGATCCGATTGGGCCTCCCGGGAAAGATGGACAGGCCAACTCCGGCCACTGGGAAaactgtcactgtgtgtgtgctgctcctCTTCATTTCCATCTTTGCTTTCTGCTCCTTCATCATTTTTG GAGCGAGCTATATTGGGGAGGGTCGCTGGTGGGCTCTGCTGCTATtaatcttcttcatcatcttcctgGCCCTGCtcgtcatcatcatcctccagcAGCCGGAGAACCCTAAGCGTCTGCCCTACATGGCGCCCTGTGTGCCCTTTGTACCTGCTTCAGCCATGCTGGTCAACATCTACCTCATGCTTAAACTGTCTGCCATCACCTGGATACGATTCTCAATCTGGTGCATCGTGG GTGTGATCATCTATTTTGGCTATGGCATGTGGAATAGTGCGCTGGAGATCAAGGCCAGGGAGAGCGAGGTGCACGCCTCCACCTACCAGCGCTACGATCAAGGCGTGGACGAAGGCTTCTGCGGCTTCGACGACGACTTCTACCCGCCTACCACTGACCCCTGGGGTGCGGCTCAGGGGGGATCGGGGCTCACCCCGCCCCCTGTGGTGAAACCCGAAAGTGACGGGTCGCCATCGAAAGGCGGAGGCAGGACCATTGCCAATCACGGCCTCGCCGAGGAGGATCCGATGGATTTCTGA